The following proteins are encoded in a genomic region of Alistipes shahii WAL 8301:
- a CDS encoding formylglycine-generating enzyme family protein: MKQNRILLPFLAICLVACSKDDDEGHSKNEQNVPVKEITFKNCSFTMVKVDGGTFQMGATREQEASGWKPDRTEYPVHKVTLNTFYIGETEVTKELWSAVMETECDYSEYHKPQGVEWNDIQPFIERLNQATGLKFRLPTDAEWEYAARGGNRSQGHIYPGFDISILAAWCYNNAGTYILNENKWDYWELRNNGNSPHYVKQLLPNELGLYDMGGNLYEYCSDWLGDYPEEPQTNPQGPQSGSMRVIRGGCWAIWSNSARVSHRPAQSYNSDYVGLRLAMSTE; this comes from the coding sequence ATGAAACAAAACCGTATTCTGCTGCCGTTCTTGGCGATCTGTCTGGTCGCATGCAGCAAAGATGATGACGAAGGACATTCGAAAAACGAACAGAATGTTCCGGTAAAAGAAATTACATTTAAGAACTGTTCTTTTACCATGGTAAAAGTAGATGGAGGAACATTCCAGATGGGAGCAACCCGTGAACAGGAGGCGAGCGGCTGGAAACCGGATCGCACCGAATATCCTGTACATAAAGTGACGCTCAATACCTTTTATATCGGAGAAACAGAGGTCACAAAGGAACTTTGGAGCGCAGTTATGGAAACAGAGTGCGACTATTCTGAATACCATAAGCCTCAAGGCGTGGAGTGGAACGACATTCAACCTTTTATCGAACGTCTCAACCAAGCAACGGGATTAAAATTCCGGTTACCGACCGATGCCGAATGGGAATATGCAGCACGGGGAGGCAACCGATCCCAGGGACACATTTATCCGGGCTTCGACATTTCGATCCTGGCGGCCTGGTGTTACAACAATGCCGGAACCTATATACTCAATGAAAACAAGTGGGATTATTGGGAGTTACGTAACAATGGAAACAGCCCGCATTATGTAAAACAGTTATTACCCAATGAACTGGGATTGTATGACATGGGCGGTAATCTTTACGAATATTGCAGTGACTGGCTGGGCGATTATCCCGAGGAACCTCAAACAAATCCACAAGGTCCGCAAAGCGGGTCTATGCGCGTTATACGGGGCGGATGTTGGGCTATTTGGTCCAATTCCGCACGCGTATCACACAGGCCTGCACAATCTTACAATTCGGATTATGTAGGTTTGAGGCTGGCCATGAGTACCGAGTAA
- a CDS encoding DUF4251 domain-containing protein, whose translation MKKTVIIVVGLLLCAAAVTVIGQKKVLSPKEERREVREKRRAERIANYEKFMDSLVLSRNFQFNPTTFQRQPAGPMRQIMNPAFNVGMWDGTADITLPYIKGYVPPYYVTIINYTVSDLQGYITEQTHEGWMVTFSTSLFSASTYTFTFEIFSRTGGATLTITNPWYNPVQYTGSISQLY comes from the coding sequence ATGAAAAAAACAGTCATTATCGTTGTGGGCCTGCTGCTCTGTGCGGCGGCCGTTACCGTGATCGGACAGAAAAAAGTGCTGTCGCCCAAGGAAGAACGCCGCGAGGTGCGCGAGAAACGCCGTGCGGAACGTATTGCCAACTACGAGAAGTTCATGGACTCGCTCGTGCTGTCGCGCAACTTCCAGTTCAACCCGACGACCTTCCAGCGTCAGCCCGCAGGTCCGATGCGCCAGATTATGAACCCCGCGTTCAACGTCGGCATGTGGGACGGAACGGCGGACATCACGCTTCCCTACATCAAGGGTTACGTGCCGCCTTACTATGTGACGATCATCAATTACACCGTTTCCGATTTGCAGGGCTATATCACCGAGCAGACGCACGAAGGCTGGATGGTGACCTTCTCGACCTCGCTGTTCTCGGCGTCGACCTACACGTTCACCTTCGAAATCTTCTCCCGCACGGGCGGGGCTACGCTGACGATCACCAATCCGTGGTATAACCCCGTGCAGTATACGGGTTCGATTTCGCAGCTCTATTGA
- the uvrA gene encoding excinuclease ABC subunit UvrA: MEDTIKILGARVHNLKNVDLEIPRRKLVVVTGLSGSGKSSLAFDTIYAEGQRRYMETLSTYARQFVGTMERPDVDKITGLSPVVAIEQKTTNKNPRSTVGTVTEINDFLRLLYARASRAYSPVTGEEMVHYTDDQIAELILTGFAGRKIALMAPIVKGRKGHYRELFESLAKKGYIYARIDGEIREISSGMRLDRYKIHAIDLVVDRLVVSEESRERLMTSLKESMRQGKGTMAVHDYGTGQQRFYSRHLMCPSTGVAFEDPAPHTFSFNSPKGACPHCNGLGEEAVFDVGKIIPDARLSLREGAVGPLGKYRNNMLFAILEMLGRRYDFTLDDPVESFSEEALNAVLYGDSEPLTVDLQEFSSSGGRQFLSWEGVAEYIGRTEDDDSKHGQKWRDQFLVYRKCSVCGGSRLRKESLQFRVAGKNIAEVSAMSISEFSEWVPTIEKQLSEKEWKIAQEIVKEIRERLRFLMDVGLGYLSLARSSRSLSGGESQRIRLATQIGSKLVNVLYILDEPSIGLHQRDNQRLIRSLEELRDAGNSVIVVEHDEDMMRAADFIVDVGPRAGRKGGNIVAAGTFDDILRSDTITADYLTGRRRIEIPETLRKGTGGRIVIRGARGNNLKNVTAEFPLGKFICVTGVSGSGKSTLVNETLRPILARELYRSFDQPLEYDGAEGLEHIDKLVVVDQSPIGRTPRSNPATYSNVFSDIRKLFEMTPDAQIRGFKAGRFSFNVKGGRCEECRGAGVQTIEMNFLPDVYVRCKACGGHRYNRETLEVKYKGKNIDDVLNMTVNMAVEFFENIPNIYQKLRAIQEVGLGYLTLGQPCTTLSGGESQRIKLSSELSKRDTGRTLYILDEPTTGLHFEDIRLLLEVLNKLVDRGNTVIVIEHNLDVIKVADHIIDIGPEGGAAGGEIIVAGTPHEVAQCEGSYTGQFLKKLGL, translated from the coding sequence ATGGAAGATACGATCAAAATACTGGGCGCCCGGGTTCACAACCTCAAGAACGTGGACCTCGAAATTCCGCGCCGCAAACTGGTAGTCGTCACCGGCCTCTCGGGGTCGGGCAAATCGTCGCTGGCCTTCGACACGATCTACGCCGAGGGGCAGCGGCGCTACATGGAGACGCTGTCGACCTACGCGCGGCAGTTCGTGGGGACGATGGAGCGTCCCGACGTGGACAAGATCACGGGGTTAAGCCCCGTGGTGGCCATCGAACAGAAGACGACCAACAAGAATCCCCGCTCGACGGTGGGCACCGTGACCGAGATCAACGACTTCCTGCGCCTGCTTTACGCGCGGGCGTCGCGGGCCTATTCGCCCGTGACGGGCGAGGAGATGGTCCACTATACCGACGACCAGATCGCCGAGCTGATTCTCACGGGCTTCGCCGGGCGTAAGATCGCCCTGATGGCCCCCATCGTCAAGGGCCGCAAGGGCCACTACCGCGAACTGTTCGAGTCGCTGGCCAAGAAGGGGTACATCTATGCGCGCATCGACGGCGAGATCCGCGAAATATCGTCGGGCATGCGCCTCGACCGCTACAAGATACACGCCATCGACCTGGTGGTCGACCGCCTCGTGGTCAGTGAGGAGTCCCGCGAAAGGCTGATGACCTCGCTGAAGGAGTCGATGCGCCAGGGCAAGGGCACGATGGCCGTCCACGACTACGGGACCGGGCAGCAGCGTTTCTACTCGCGCCACCTGATGTGCCCCTCGACGGGCGTGGCCTTCGAGGACCCCGCGCCGCACACCTTCTCGTTCAACTCGCCCAAGGGCGCCTGCCCCCATTGCAACGGACTGGGCGAGGAGGCGGTTTTCGACGTGGGGAAGATCATTCCCGATGCCCGCCTCTCGCTGCGCGAAGGGGCCGTCGGACCGCTGGGCAAGTACCGCAACAACATGCTTTTCGCCATTCTGGAGATGCTGGGCCGCCGTTACGATTTCACGCTCGACGATCCTGTCGAAAGTTTCTCCGAGGAGGCGCTGAACGCCGTGCTCTACGGCGATTCCGAGCCGCTGACGGTCGACCTGCAGGAGTTCTCGTCTTCGGGCGGACGCCAGTTCCTCTCGTGGGAGGGCGTGGCCGAGTACATCGGCCGCACCGAGGACGACGATTCGAAGCACGGCCAGAAGTGGCGCGACCAGTTCCTCGTCTACCGCAAATGTTCGGTCTGCGGCGGCTCGCGCCTGCGGAAGGAGTCGTTGCAGTTCCGCGTCGCCGGGAAGAACATCGCCGAGGTGTCGGCCATGTCGATTTCCGAGTTCTCGGAGTGGGTTCCCACCATCGAAAAACAGCTCTCGGAGAAGGAGTGGAAGATTGCCCAGGAGATCGTCAAGGAGATCCGCGAACGCCTGCGGTTCCTGATGGACGTGGGGCTGGGCTACCTCTCGCTGGCGCGTTCGTCGCGTTCGCTGTCGGGCGGCGAGAGCCAGCGCATCCGCCTCGCCACGCAGATCGGCTCGAAACTCGTCAACGTGCTCTATATCCTCGACGAGCCGTCGATCGGCCTGCACCAGCGCGATAACCAGCGGCTGATCCGCAGCCTCGAAGAGCTGCGCGACGCGGGCAACTCGGTGATCGTCGTCGAGCACGACGAGGACATGATGCGCGCCGCCGACTTCATCGTCGACGTGGGACCCCGCGCCGGGCGCAAGGGCGGCAACATCGTGGCCGCCGGGACGTTCGACGACATCCTCCGGTCCGACACCATCACCGCCGATTACCTGACGGGACGCCGGCGGATCGAAATTCCCGAAACGTTGCGCAAGGGAACGGGCGGGCGCATCGTGATCCGCGGCGCGCGGGGCAACAACCTCAAGAACGTCACGGCGGAATTTCCGCTGGGCAAGTTCATCTGCGTGACGGGCGTCAGCGGCTCGGGCAAGTCGACGCTCGTCAACGAGACCCTGCGGCCGATTCTCGCCAGAGAGCTTTACCGCTCCTTCGACCAGCCGCTGGAGTACGACGGGGCGGAGGGCCTCGAACATATCGACAAACTGGTCGTCGTCGACCAGTCGCCCATCGGGCGCACTCCGCGGTCGAATCCCGCGACCTATTCGAACGTCTTTTCCGACATCCGCAAGCTGTTCGAGATGACGCCCGACGCCCAGATCCGCGGCTTCAAGGCCGGGCGTTTCTCGTTCAACGTCAAGGGCGGCCGCTGCGAGGAGTGCCGCGGGGCGGGCGTGCAGACCATCGAGATGAACTTCCTGCCCGACGTCTACGTGCGCTGCAAGGCGTGCGGCGGCCACCGCTACAACCGCGAGACGCTCGAAGTGAAGTACAAGGGCAAAAATATCGACGACGTGCTGAACATGACGGTCAACATGGCCGTGGAGTTTTTCGAGAACATCCCCAATATCTACCAGAAGCTCCGGGCCATTCAGGAGGTGGGCCTCGGCTACCTGACGCTCGGGCAGCCCTGCACGACGCTGTCGGGCGGCGAGAGCCAGCGCATCAAGCTCTCGTCCGAGCTTTCGAAGCGCGACACGGGCCGCACGCTCTACATCCTGGATGAGCCTACGACGGGGCTTCATTTCGAGGACATCCGTCTGCTGCTGGAGGTGCTGAACAAGCTCGTCGACCGCGGCAATACGGTCATCGTCATCGAACACAACCTCGACGTCATCAAGGTCGCCGACCATATTATAGATATAGGTCCCGAGGGCGGGGCGGCCGGCGGGGAGATCATCGTCGCGGGCACGCCGCACGAGGTGGCGCAGTGCGAGGGCAGCTACACGGGTCAGTTCCTCAAAAAACTGGGGTTGTAG